Part of the Microtus ochrogaster isolate Prairie Vole_2 unplaced genomic scaffold, MicOch1.0 UNK64, whole genome shotgun sequence genome is shown below.
tttgtcttttcttgattatgaattaattataaactgtctaCTGTTGCAATTAGTAATATCAGTAGTGCTAGTAAACTGTTTTAAGTTAGTAACAGCGAATCCTGGTGTTATTTTGATATGCTCTTATGTATCTGATGGCGAAAGATACTACTATTTTTCATGTATTTCACATTTTGAGaagtcaaacaaaagaaaatttctatCAGCAAATGAAAGTTTGCATAATTCTGTTCTCCTCCTCAGAGACATATGTTAACATCTGTAAAACAATTTGGTTGTGATAATGGGTATATCTAGATATGTTAATTCTATCCAGTATAACAATGCCAAGAATGATGCTAATCattttataaacacaaaaaatGCCACCCAATACATTCAGTTTGCCTTCAATATAGTTGgtgcttttctttaaaaccatACTTAAAACTAAGAATTATTGTTTCTCTCTCTAGGTGCAGTGTGAATATTGCTATGTAATAAGTGTTCACtataatactttattttcttaagatgGTTTCTTATGTTTCAAATGAAAGCATGTTACCCATGATCCTAGAAATAAAGCTACAGACTAATAAATATTAAAGGACAAGTAAATTTTATCTTTGATATTTGTGTTGTATCTTGAGTAGAACTTTTATTTGAGTCTGCATAGATTGCCAAGCAGGCAAAATCACATTGTGTTTTTTCcaaagaaagtgtcttaaatttattatcttcattttggGTATCTGACAACTGCTTATGActctagatccaggggatctgattcttGGTATCTCCAACAAGCATCTGCACACACgaggcatacactcacacagacaaataaacatgcacataacataagtaaacttttaaaaaatatttttaaagctttgaaCTTTTGGGGGATTGTATTAATATCTTGATTAGATGCCTCTCCATGGTGATATATAAGATTCTGAAACATTGAACAGAAGTACTCTCTGATAAACTTTAAATTTCCATAAATTTGTCTGGAATAAGCTAAGTTATTTCAAAGGCAGTTTTGAAATCCTCTTGCCTTTACCTGTAAATttggatttttatattttgcaaatgtattaatttcatgtaaaatatgaatcatattcacaataaaatatttgaatatttaggtGCTTATTTTCTGTTATTGAAACAGTATCAAAGCAGCATATGTTCTAATTTTGACAGTTCCTTTATAATTAACTTGCACTTTATGTTTGCAGATGGAGTAAAGACTTTAGACATTGTGCCTAGTGGTGATTGTGTGAGAGACCAACTTACCTCACTTCAGTATTCTGAAAATAGGACAAAAATGGGGATAGTGGAGTGCACGTTTTGGACAACAAAATGTCAGAGGAACACAAACAATAGTGATACCAGTGGAGGGATGAGATCTACCTTTAATAATGAGAACTACAGTCCACAAAATGGCCATGTATTACTTTCAGGACTCAGCTATCATGACAATAATAGAAACAGCCAGAAGCAAGTACACCATCAACAACCCGAGGCAACATGTGTAATTACCTTTCTACCAGAAGAAGATACAActgaaatttcaaaaaaagaCCCATTTAGTAGAGATAAAAGAAATGTCCAAAGTAAGAGTCCAGAAGTTCTGATAGttggagaaatgacagaaagtagGTTACCTCAACCTATTCTGCATTCTACTTTAAAGAAAGATCATTGTGTAACACCTGATCTTTCTCATTTTAACATGCATGAGCCTTTCCCTAGTTTTCTACCAGTTTTTCCATTGATAGAAAATTTGGCCATATCTGAGTTGCAAAGAAATTATTCTTTCACATCTTCTCCAATAAGAGAGCACACATACAGTACCGCTCATAGAAATCAGGCTACATCTGTTTCACCAAATAATTTTATCACTGGAAATTAATAAAGAAGAACATGCAAACATCTCTTTATTTTCTAATCAAACAAGTATGcagaattttgaaataattttggtGGCTCAACTTCAAATACTAGTTTAGATTTTGCAATAGCTATAGCATCTTATGAAACATCAGGACAAATCCTTCCAGAAAATTATGAAGTTGAACATAATTGCATTGAGATTGATTTAGAACCTTGTGACTCATCTTCAAGTCAAAATAGTAAAAGAGATCATTCTAGTAATAGTActatttctagttttgtttgtAGTTTTATTTCACATCCTACCAGTAATTCTAGTCCAACTTACTCATTCATTTCTTTGTCAAGGCCCAATCAACAGTTTTTGCCTGTTCCCAAGATTACAGACAGTGCTATTGTCAGCAATATAAATTTATcagctgagccgggcggtggtggcgcatgcctttaatcccagcacttgggaggcagaggcaggtggatctctgtgagttcaagaccagcctggtctacaagagctagttccaggaaaggctccaaaaacacagagaaaccctgtctcaaaaaaccaaaaaaaaaaaaaaaagaaatatatcagCTGTAATCCAAATtaatgaaagcagaaatgaaCCAATTTTACTTCCTGATACACCTTCTGAGGCGAGGCAGGTAATGCAAGTTACAAACCCAGAAGAATATGATGATAATGATTCCTGGCCACCTTTGCCTGATTTTACCAACTTCAATGATATTTATAATAACCATTCTAAAGGACTTACCAAAGAACAGATTAAAACTTTACCAAGAAGACCTTTTGGtgaaaatgataaattaaatATCTGTAGTATTTGTATTACAGAATATGTAGAAAGCAGTAAGATTCGCATACTACCTTGCTTTCATGAATTTCATGATGAATGCATTGATTACTGGCTATCTGAAAGCTCTACCTGTTCTATTTttcacaaacaaataataaatccTGAAGATACAGAAATTCTATTGTGAGTTCTTGACCTCACATAAATCAATTTTTATAATGAAGAATGAACAATTGTCACTTgctgttttaatttgtgtttttattgctttgaaaaaCACTATGGCCAAAAGCAGTATTGgcaggaaatggtttatttggcatGCCTATCCACCTAGAGAAGTCAAAGGAGCTCTGAAAGAGGAAATCTAAAGTTTGAGCTGAAGCAAAGACCATGAATGAATGTTCCTTACTAGCATGCTCCTCCTACAACCACTTTTTCTTATACAACAAACAATGGGCTGGACCTACCTCTATTAAGCACCAATTAAAAAATACCTTACAGGCTTGTCTGTCATGAAACCAGGTTTTTGGAATCATTTTCTCCAATAAGGtccccttctctcagatgactctagcttgtgtcaagttgttaAACACTACCCAGCAAAATCGAtgccttgtcaacttgacatataaACACCATCACATAGAcataacttttcctttcttgttgctCTGTGAAGCTCAATATTGATATTATAATATGCAGCATattataaacttttaaagttccatagtcttcctttttttcttactttattattttagtttttaaaaaatcttttttttgtatttttttatttattattttttttaattaaaaattttcgcCTCCNNNNNNNNNNNNNNNNNNNNNNNNNNNNNNNNNNNNNNNNNNNNNNNNNNNNNNNNNNNNNNNNNNNNNNNNNNNNNNNNNNNNNNNNNNNNNNNNNNNNNNNNNNNNNNNNNNNNNNNNNNNNNNNNNNNNNNNNNNNNNNNNNNNNNNNNNNNNNNNNNNNNNNNNNNNNNNNNNNNNNNNNNNNNNNNNNNNNNNNNNNNNNNNNNNNNNNNNNNNNNNNNNNNNNNNNNNNNNNNNNNNNNNNNNNNNNNNNNNNNNNNNNNNNNNNNNNNNNNNNNNNNNNNNNNNNNNNNNNNNNNNNNNNNNNNNNNNNNNNNNNNNNNNNNNNNNNNNNNNNNNNNNNNNNNNNNNNNNNNNNNNNNNNNNNNNNNNNNNNNNNNNNNNNNNNNNNNNNNNNNNNNNNNNNNNNNNNNNNNNNNNNNNNNNNNNNNNNNNNNNNNNNNNNNNNNNNNNNNNNNNNNNNNNNNNNNNNNNNNNNNNNNNNNNNNNNNNNNNNNNNNNNNNNNNNNNNNNNNNNNNNNNNNNNNNNNNNNNNNNNNNNNNNNNNNNNNNNNNNNNNNNNNNNNNNNNNNNNNNNNNNNNNNNNNNNNNNNNNNNNNNNNNNNNNNNNNNNNNNNNNNNNNNNNNNNNNNNNNNNNNNNNNNNNNNNNNNNNNNNNNNNNNNNNNNNNNNNNNNNNNNNNNNNNNNNNNNNNNNNNNNNNNNNNNNNNNNNNNNNNNNNNNNNNNNNNNNNNNNNNNNNNNNNNNNNNNNNNNNNNNNNNNNNNNNNNNNNNNNNNNNNNNNNNNNNNNNNNNNNNNNNNNNNNNNNNNNNNNNNNNNNNNNNNNNNNNNNNNNNNNNNNNNNNNNNNNNNNNNNNNNNNNNNNNNNNNNNNNNNNNNNNNNNNNNNNNNNNNNNNNNNNNNNNNNNNNNNNNNNNNNNNNNNNNNNNNNNNNNNNNNNNNNNNNNNNNNNNNNNNNNNNNNNNNNNNNNNNNNNNNNNNNNNNNNNNNNNNNNNNNNNNNNNNNNNNNNNNNNNNNNNNNNNNNNNNNNNNNNNNNNNNNNNNNNNNNNNNNNNNNNNNNNNNNNNNNNNNNNNNNNNNNNNNNNNNNNNNNNNNNNNNNNNNNNNNNNNNNNNNNNNNNNNNNNNNNNNNNNNNNNNNNNNNNNNNNNNNNNNNNNNNNNNNNNNNNNNNNNNNNNNNNNNNNNNNNNNNNNNNNNNNNNNNNNNNNNNNNNNNNNNNNNNNNNNNNNNNNNNNNNNNNNNNNNNNNNNNNNNNNNNNNNNNNNNNNNNNNNNNNNNNNNNNNNNNNNNNNNNNNNNNNNNNNNNNNNNNNNNNNNNNNNNNNNNNNNNNNNNNNNNNNNNNNNNNNNNNNNNNNNNNNNNNNNNNNNNNNNNNNNNNNNNNNNNNNNNNNNNNNNNNNNNNNNNNNNNNNNNNNNNNNNNNNNNNNNNNNNNNNNNNNNNNNNNNNNNNNNNNNNNNNNNNNNNNNNNNNNNNNNNNNNNNNNNNNNNNNNNNNNNNNNNNNNNNNNNNNNNNNNNNNNNNNNNNNNNNNNNNNNNNNNNNNNNNNNNNNNNNNNNNNNNNNNNNNNNNNNNNNNNNNNNNNNNNNNNNNNNNNNNNNNNNNNNNNNNNNNNNNNNNNNNNNNNNNNNNNNNNNNNNNNNNNNNNNNNNNNNNNNNNNNNNNNNNNNNNNNNNNNNNNNNNNNNNNNNNNNNNNNNNNNNNNNNNNNNNNNNNNNNNNNNNNNNNNNNNNNNNNNNNNNNNNNNNNNNNNNNNNNNNNNNNNNNNNNNNNNNNNNNNNNNNNNNNNNNNNNNNNNNNNNNNNNNNNNNNNNNNNNNNNNNNNNNNNNNNNNNNNNNNNNNNNNNNNNNNNNNNNNNNNNNNNNNNNNNNNNNNNNNNNNNNNNNNNNNNNNNNNNNNNNNNNNNNNNNNNNNNNNNNNNNNNNNNNNNNNNNNNNNNNNNNNNNNNNNNNNNNNNNNNNNNNNNNNNNNNNNNNNNNNNNNNNNNNNNNNNNNNNNNNNNNNNNNNNNNNNNNNNNNNNNNNNNNNNNNNNNNNNNNNNNNNNNNNNNNNNNNNNNNNNNNNNNNNNNNNNNNNNNNNNNNNNNNNNNNNNNNNNNNNNNNNNNNNNNNNNNNNNNNNNNNNNNNNNNNNNNNNNNNNNNNNNNNNNNNNNNNNNNNNNNNNNNNNNNNNNNNNNNNNNNNNNNNNNNNNNNNNNNNNNNNNNNNNNNNNNNNNNNNNNNNNNNNNNNNNNNNNNNNNNNNNNNNNNNNNNNNNNNNNNNNNNNNNNNNNNNNNNNNNNNNNNNNNNNNNNNNNNNNNNNNNNNNNNNNNNNNNNNNNNNNNNNNNNNNNNNNNNNNNNNNNNNNNNNNNNNNNNNNNNNNNNNNNNNNNNNNNNNNNNNNNNNNNNNNNNNNNNNNNNNNNNNNNNNNNNNNNNNNNNNNNNNNNNNNNNNNNNNNNNNNNNNNNNNNNNNNNNNNNNNNNNNNNNNNNNNNNNNNNNNNNNNNNNNNNNNNNNNNNNNNNNNNNNNNNNNNNNNNNNNNNNNNNNNNNNNNNNNNNNNNNNNNNNNNNNNNNNNNNNNNNNNNNNNNNNNNNNNNNNNNNNNNNNNNNNNNNNNNNNNNNNNNNNNNNNNNNNNNNNNNNNNNNNNNNNNNNNNNNNNNNNNNNNNNNNNNNNNNNNNNNNNNNNNNNNNNNNNNNNNNNNNNNNNNNNNNNNNNNNNNNNNNNNNNNNNNNNNNNNNNNNNNNNNNNNNNNNNNNNNNNNNNNNNNNNNNNNNNNNNNNNNNNNNNNNNNNNNNNNNNNNNNNNNNNNNNNNNNNNNNNNNNNNNNNNNNNNNNNNNNNNNNNNNNNNNNNNNNNNNNNNNNNNNNNNNNNNNNNNNNNNNNNNNNNNNNNNNNNNNNNNNNNNNNNNNNNNNNNNNNNNNNNNNNNNNNNNNNNNNNNNNNNNNNNNNNNNNNNNNNNNNNNNNNNNNNNNNNNNNNNNNNNNNNNNNNNNNNNNNNNNNNNNNNNNNNNNNNNNNNNNNNNNNNNNNNNNNNNNNNNNNNNNNNNNNNNNNNNNNNNNNNNNNNNNNNNNNNNNNNNNNNNNNNNNNNNNNNNNNNNNNNNNNNNNNNNNNNNNNNNNNNNNNNNNNNNNNNNNNNNNNNNNNNNNNNNNNNNNNNNNNNNNNNNNNNNNNNNNNNNNNNNNNNNNNNNNNNNNNNNNNNNNNNNNNNNNNNNNNNNNNNNNNNNNNNNNNNNNNNNNNNNNNNNNNNNNNNNNNNNNNNNNNNNNNNNNNNNNNNNNNNNNNNNNNNNNNNNNNNNNNNNNNNNNNNNNNNNNNNNNNNNNNNNNNNNNNNNNNNNNNNNNNNNNNNNNNNNNNNNNNNNNNNNNNNNNNNNNNNNNNNNNNNNNNNNNNNNNNNNNNNNNNNNNNNNNNNNNNNNNNNNNNNNNNNNNNNNNNNNNNNNNNNNNNNNNNNNNNNNNNNNNNNNNNNNNNNNNNNNNNNNNNNNNNNNNNNNNNNNNNNNNNNNNNNNNNNNNNNNNNNNNNNNNNNNNNNNNNNNNNNNNNNNNNNNNNNNNNNNNNNNNNNNNNNNNNNNNNNNNNNNNNNNNNNNNNNNNNNNNNNNNNNNNNNNNNNNNNNNNNNNNNNNNNNNNNNNNNNNNNNNNNNNNNNNNNNNNNNNNNNNNNNNNNNNNNNNNNNNNtcttcccggtaagcgcaccttggtggtgcaacacagatgattagaaatgggctaaattaatatgtgagaattagcctagaagaggctagatagatgggccaagcagtgcttaaaagaatacaatgtccgtgtaattatttcggggcataagctagccaggcagccagggtgcggctggggtgctggggacacagccccgccgcccctattactacaaccttctcagtgggtgggtgccc
Proteins encoded:
- the LOC101986552 gene encoding LOW QUALITY PROTEIN: uncharacterized protein LOC101986552 (The sequence of the model RefSeq protein was modified relative to this genomic sequence to represent the inferred CDS: inserted 3 bases in 2 codons; substituted 2 bases at 2 genomic stop codons), translated to MSYSHPLPNVDNFTNSTSTSTLRHVFQEFGPVSDVYMPTNHLIKEADGFAIIHFYNKHDAKEAMDALNGILLYGCKLRVQMVHNDDLLYVQPGCGQGGLLGEENIENDQNQVENAXSKSMFKRPHISEGNSKSIFKTLCVSKEDEPEIFMVYDRPQKXTRSIPGLPKTNDWIKDGVKTLDIVPSGDCVRDQLTSLQYSENRTKMGIVECTFWTTKCQRNTNNSDTSGGMRSTFNNENYSPQNGHVLLSGLSYHDNNRNSQKQVHHQQPEATCVITFLPEEDTTEISKKDPFSRDKRNVQSKSPEVLIVGEMTESRLPQPILHSTLKKDHCVTPDLSHFNMHEPFPSFLPVFPLIENLAISELQRNYSFTSSPIREHTYSTAHRNQATSVSPNNFITXEINKEEHANISLFSNQTSMQNFEIIXGGSTSNTSLDFAIAIASYETSGQILPENYEVEHNCIEIDLEPCDSSSSQNSKRDHSSNSTISSFVCSFISHPTSNSSPTYSFISLSRPNQQFLPVPKITDSAIVSNINLSAEPAVIQINESRNEPILLPDTPSEARQVMQVTNPEEYDDNDSWPPLPDFTNFNDIYNNHSKGLTKEQIKTLPRRPFGENDKLNICSICITEYVESSKIRILPCFHEFHDECIDYWLSESSTCSIFHKQIINPEDTEILL